One segment of Anaeromyxobacter diazotrophicus DNA contains the following:
- a CDS encoding ethanolamine ammonia-lyase subunit EutB: MPYAQAAGGTTWRFEDLRELLAKATPHRSGDALAGIAARSAEERVAARMALADLPLSTFLREAVVPYEEDEVTRLIQDRHDAAAFAPLAHLTVGGFREWLLDDATGEAELARAAPGITPEMAAAVSKLMRNQDLVLVARKCRVVTRFRSTIGLPGRLSVRLQPNHPTDDPRGIAASVLDGLLLGAGDAVIGVNPASDGLAGLGELWRMLDELVRRLDIPTQTCVLTHVTTQLRAMAAGAPVDLVFQSIAGTEAANRSFGVSLALLAEAREAARALRRGTVGDDVMYFETGQGSALSAGAHGGVDQQTLEARAYGVARAFGPLLVNSVVGFIGPEYLYDGKQIIRAGLEDHFCGKLLGLPLGVDVCYTNHAEADSDDMDVLLTLLGAAGVTFVMGVPGSDDVMLNYQSTSFHDALYLRALLGLRRAPEFEAWLERMALADAAGMPRAPGQGSRLLAAALELGRP, translated from the coding sequence ATGCCCTACGCGCAGGCCGCCGGCGGGACGACCTGGAGGTTCGAGGACCTCCGGGAGCTGCTCGCCAAGGCGACGCCGCACCGCTCGGGCGACGCGCTGGCCGGGATCGCGGCGCGGAGCGCGGAGGAGCGCGTGGCGGCCCGGATGGCGCTCGCGGATCTGCCGCTCTCCACCTTCCTCCGCGAGGCGGTGGTGCCCTACGAGGAGGACGAGGTCACCCGGCTCATCCAGGACCGGCACGACGCGGCCGCGTTCGCCCCCCTCGCGCACCTCACCGTGGGCGGCTTCCGGGAGTGGCTCCTCGACGACGCCACCGGCGAGGCGGAGCTCGCCCGCGCGGCGCCGGGCATCACGCCCGAGATGGCGGCGGCGGTCTCGAAGCTGATGCGCAACCAGGACCTCGTGCTGGTGGCGCGGAAGTGCCGCGTCGTGACGCGGTTCCGGAGCACGATCGGCCTGCCCGGGCGGCTCTCGGTGCGGCTCCAGCCGAACCACCCGACGGACGACCCGCGCGGCATCGCGGCGTCGGTGCTGGACGGGTTGCTGCTCGGCGCGGGCGACGCCGTGATCGGCGTGAACCCCGCCAGCGACGGCCTCGCCGGGCTGGGCGAGCTGTGGCGGATGCTGGACGAGCTCGTCCGCCGCCTCGACATCCCGACCCAGACCTGCGTCCTCACCCACGTCACGACCCAGCTCCGCGCCATGGCGGCGGGCGCGCCGGTGGACCTCGTCTTCCAGTCCATCGCCGGGACCGAGGCGGCGAACCGCAGCTTCGGCGTGTCGCTGGCGCTCCTCGCGGAGGCGCGGGAGGCGGCGCGCGCGCTCCGGCGAGGGACGGTCGGCGACGACGTCATGTACTTCGAGACCGGGCAGGGCAGCGCGCTCTCGGCCGGCGCGCACGGCGGCGTCGACCAGCAGACGCTCGAGGCGCGCGCCTACGGGGTCGCCCGCGCCTTCGGCCCCCTCCTGGTGAACTCGGTGGTGGGCTTCATCGGCCCGGAGTACCTGTACGACGGCAAGCAGATCATCCGCGCTGGGCTCGAGGACCACTTCTGCGGGAAGCTGCTCGGGCTGCCGCTCGGGGTGGACGTCTGCTACACGAACCACGCCGAGGCCGACTCCGACGACATGGACGTGCTGCTCACGCTGCTCGGCGCGGCCGGCGTCACCTTCGTCATGGGCGTGCCTGGCTCCGACGACGTGATGCTCAACTACCAGAGCACCTCGTTCCACGACGCCCTCTACCTGCGCGCCCTGCTCGGGCTGCGCCGCGCGCCCGAGTTCGAGGCGTGGCTCGAGCGGATGGCGCTCGCCGACGCGGCCGGGATGCCGCGGGCGCCGGGGCAGGGGAGCCGGCTCCTCGCCGCGGCGCTGGAGCTCGGGCGGCCGTGA
- the eutC gene encoding ethanolamine ammonia-lyase subunit EutC gives MSAPLAPPGGDGPLAQLRRYTPARIGLGRAGPSLPTREVLALALAHARARDAVHALLDLAALDVALRAMGVEAPVVRSAAPERAAYLARPDLGRRLSDGAAEALPRPAAAPAVAVVVADGLSAVAAQRHAPPLLGALRSLAPERWEAAPVVVALQARVALGDAVGAALGARLVAVLIGERPGLSSPDSLGVYLTSDPRPGRSDAERNCVSNIRPEGLPYGEAARRIDWLAREALARGGTGVALKDESDASASAGRQLE, from the coding sequence GTGAGCGCGCCCCTCGCGCCCCCCGGAGGCGACGGGCCGCTGGCGCAGCTCCGCCGCTACACGCCCGCCCGCATCGGCCTCGGGCGCGCGGGACCGAGCCTGCCCACCCGGGAGGTGCTGGCGCTCGCGCTCGCGCACGCCCGGGCGCGGGACGCCGTCCACGCTCTGCTCGACCTCGCCGCCCTGGACGTCGCGCTCCGCGCGATGGGCGTCGAAGCGCCGGTGGTCCGCAGCGCCGCGCCGGAGCGCGCCGCGTACCTCGCCCGGCCCGATCTCGGCCGCAGGCTCTCGGACGGCGCCGCCGAGGCGCTGCCGAGGCCGGCGGCTGCGCCCGCGGTCGCGGTCGTCGTCGCGGACGGGCTGTCCGCGGTCGCGGCGCAGCGCCACGCGCCGCCGCTCCTCGGCGCGCTGCGGTCGCTCGCGCCGGAGCGCTGGGAGGCGGCCCCGGTGGTGGTCGCCCTCCAGGCCCGCGTGGCGCTCGGCGACGCGGTCGGCGCGGCGCTCGGCGCGCGGCTGGTGGCGGTGCTCATCGGCGAACGCCCCGGCCTCTCGTCGCCGGACAGCCTCGGCGTCTACCTCACCTCCGACCCGCGGCCCGGCCGCTCCGACGCGGAGCGCAACTGCGTCTCGAACATCCGCCCGGAGGGGCTCCCGTACGGCGAGGCCGCCCGCCGGATCGACTGGCTCGCCCGCGAGGCGCTCGCCCGGGGCGGGACCGGCG